From the Mesotoga prima MesG1.Ag.4.2 genome, the window AGACCCCAGTTGAGTTCCCATTCAATCAATCCGCTAAGACCCTTTGCCGTATATGAGAGAATAATAAGGTCTGATGTGGATGAAATGATACGGGTTGCTTCGAAGAGATTCATAATTAAGAGCAGAACGAGAGACACTCTTTTCGAGGAGCTTGGTCTTCACTTCGATAGACTCTGGGGAAGTAAGAAAAGTGGAGTATTATATGGGGTGATTGAAAAGAAATGATCCCTTTAGTATTAGGTCCAACTGCCGTAGGGAAGACTTCACTTCTGCTGGAAATCGCTGGAAGACTTCCAATAGAAGTGATTTCCGTGGATTCTCGTCAGATTTATCGCTTCATGGATATTGGTACTGCAAAACCAACACGTACAGAACTATCTCTGCTTAAGCATTGGCTAATAGACATTCGAAATCCCGATGAGAGTTTCGACGTGATGGAATTCAGGAAGCTCTCTCTCGAATTCATCGCGGAGATTAAATCAAGGGGTAAAATCCCTGTTTTGGCCGGTGGGACGGGCCTGTATGCTGACGCCCTGATCAGAGGATTGGCGGATGTTCCGGCGAGAGATGAAAATATTCGTGAAGCCCTGCTACAAATCGAATCACAAAAAAAGGGGTTCTTAAGAGAGCTGCTTCGGAAAGTCGATCCCAAAGCCTTTGAAACGATACACGAAAATGATTTGAAACGTACTGTCAGATATCTTGAGGTTTTTCTCAGAACAGGGAAACCGTTAACTGAATTCCATAAAGAGAGCGAGATGTCGGGAGAGTTTGGTATAGTGATTTTACAGAGAGAAAGGGACGAGCTGCACAGAAGAATCGAGGCACGTGTCCACAGGATGATTGACTCTGGTCTTGCAGAAGAGACGGAGAGGCTTCTCGAGATGGGTTATGCTCCGGAACTCAACGCACTGAAGACAATAGGTTACGCTGAGATGGTACAATATATAAAGTGTGGAGTATCCCTTACGGATACCAGTGAGCGGATTATCGTAAACTCTAGAAGATACGCTCGTCGTCAGATTATTTGGTTCAGAAGATACAGAGAAGCTTTGAGAATTGACCTGTCCACTCTCGGAAATGAGGCGGCTCAGGTTCTTGAAAATACGATTCTCTCAGTTTGGGGGGGTAAGAATGGCTGAAAAGTTCAATTTGCAGGATCGTTTCTTGAATCTTTTAAGGGTTAACCGGATCGAAGTCAAGATCTATCTCGAAGGTGGGTTCCAGACGAAGGGGATGGTCAAGTCTTTCGACAATTTCACTGTGCTGCTTGAAGATGGTCAGGAACAGACTCTTGTTTACAAGCATGCTATCAAGATGATGGTTCCTCAGAAGTATGTGAAGTTAACGAATACTTCGGGCAAGAAGGAGGACTGAAGAGAGTATAGACACTTTACTTGTCGCTGTTTTTTCGTCTGAAGAACAGGATATGAAAACAGAAATACTGGGCGAGCTTCAAGAGCTCGCCCGAACTGCCGGTTATTATGTAACGGAAAGCGTCGTTCAGAATCTTGATTATCCCGATCCAAGACACTACCTTGGAAAAGGAAAGGTTGACTTTGCGAAGAGAATGATTGAAGCCTTTGGTGTATCTCTTGCGATAACGCGACATGAGTTATCGCCGTCTCAGGCGATGAATCTTGAAAGACTGCTGGGGATACATGTCATAGACAGAACGCAGTTGATTCTTGAAATCTTCGCTGAACATGCGACAACCAAAGAGGGAAAACTCGAAGTAGAGCTCGCCAGCCTTAAGTATCAACTTCCGAGACTGAAGGGATTTGGCAGGATGCTTTCACAAACCGGAGCAGGTATAGGTACAAGAGGGCCTGGGGAGAAGAAACTTGAGATAGATAGACGGCAGGCTCAGGACAGAATCTCTCGCCTCAGAAAAGAGATCGAAGAACTCGCGAAACGGAGAGAAATATCACGCAAGAAGAGACAGTCATCTTCGGTACCTCTTGTTTCTTTTGTTGGCTATACAAATGTTGGGAAATCATCGTTAGTCTCCGAGATTAGCAGCGAGGATCTAATCATAGAGGATAAGCTTTTCGCAACGCTCGATACCCGAGTCAGGAAAGCGAAGTTGCCGGCTGGAATGCAGTTACTGGTTTCCGACACAGTTGGATTCATAAGAGAATTGCCACACGAGTTGATGGAGAGCTTCAAATCCACGTTGGACGAAGTGAAGTACTCCGATATCCTTGTGGTAGTTTCCGATGCATCTGACATGGCAATCAAAGACAAGTACTCCGTAGTAGACCGTACTCTACGTGAAATAGGTGCGGGAGAGATCAGAAGAATTCACGTTCTGAACAAGATCGATCTCTGTACGAATGAAAGACTGGCCGAACTGGAAGGATCCTTTCCAGATTCAGTAATGGTAAGTGCACTGAGAAGCTACAACATTGAGGGCATACTTAATGAAATCACAAGGAAACTCTTTGGTGAGAAGTCCAGAAGAACGTTGAGATTGACTCCTGCCGAGTTTTCGAATTTCATGAGATTTAGAAACTCCGTGGAAGTGCTTTCTGAGAGCTTTGACAGAGAGCTCATCGAGATCGTATATTTGTCCTCCGATGAGATAAATGAACGGCTCATTTCTTCTATATGTGAGGAGGGAAGAAAATGAAGAGGTTATTATCGGTCATACTGGTAATTCTGACTACTGGAATGTTGTTTTCGGCGACACTTCTTTTTCCTTTGAAGAGGGCACCGGAGATAACGGGCTATTTTGGCGAGTTTAGGGGGAATTCCAAAAATATCAACTATCCCGAGCATTTCCACATGGGAATGGATTACTCAACTGGAAGTATTGTGGGACTTGATCTTCGTTCTCCAGACGATTCGTATGTGCACCAGATCTATATAAACCATCCTATATATGGCATTGGGATAGCCCTTACGCTTCCTGAAGTCACGAATATTCTTACTAATGAGGAAGGTATCAATGTGATCTTTGCGCACGTTAATGAAGTCGGGGACACTTCTACGTTAACGGGAAGAAAACTAAATGATCTTTATCACCAGCTAATTTCTGAGTTTGGAGATCAGTATGTCGAAGTAACCTTTGACCCTAGAGAGCTTCTTTTCAGAAAGAGCGATGTTGTCGCAAAGTCAGGAAACAGCGGTAATGTTCCTCCTCATCTTCATCTGGAGGTTAGGGATTCAACAATGCAGACGATAATCAATCCGGGATTCTTTTTCGATACAGGTTCTCCAACTCCAGCAATTGAAATACTTGACATAAGAGCGGGCGGAAAAACGTACTCATTTTCGGAAGGTAAACCAACGATAGAAATGACTCCGAACACTCCACTGGATCTTCACGCAAAGGTGCAGCTGAGGCATCCGATAAGTCCCAAGACTATTGAGCTGTACGTAGAGAACAGTTTGATCTACCAGATAGATTTCGTATCATTTGAATTGGACGAAGTCGATAAGGTTCGCGAAATATATTCATCACCATCAACGGAATCGGATTATTGGTTCAACTTAAACTCGAGGATTTCGCTCAGTGTCCTGCCAATAAACATCTGGGATGACATCGACTGGACAAATCCTAGAGATGCGAGAGTGGTAGTTCGAGATCACTGGGGGAACGAGGCTTCGAAAGACTTCAGAATTGAAATGAGGAGGTAATTCAGATGTTTTTCAAGAAGAAGCCGCGCGATATTGGCAGGAATCCCTTTTACGACAACGGGAACACTGTGGTTGTGCACTTTCAGTGCAACAAGTGCGGAGAGAAATTCAGAAGCCATCTTAGAAAGTATTACGATGTCAGTGTAAACTATGGAAAGGGTAAGGGTGCTTACAGGCTCGACAAAGAGTTCATTGGCAGCAACTGTCAGAACAGGATTCAGATCACTGCTGAATTCAATAGAGCTTTCAAACCTTTGTCTTTCGAAATTGTTGGCGGTAGATTCATTTCCAAAGAAGAATATGAAGAATAGATTCATTTTGTAGGAGGCAGTTATGAAGACTTGGTTGTTCACCAGTGAAAGTGTTACGGAAGGCCATCCCGATAAGATGGCCGATCAGATTTCCGATGCAATTTTGGATGCAATGTTAACACAGGATGAGAACTCGAGGGTCGCAGTTGAGACTCTTCTTGCTACAGGGGTTGCAGTAGTTGCTGGAGAGGTAAGTACAAAAGCCTATGTCGATATTCCGAGAGTTGTCAGAGACACAATTCTCGATATTGGATACAACAGGGCTAAGTTTGGTTTCGATGGGGAAACCTGTGCAGTTCTCACAAGTATAGACGAGCAGTCACCGGATATAGCTCTTGGAGTTGACAGGTCCTATGAGGCAAAGAAGAATGATGTAGATAGATACGCACTTATTGGAGCCGGTGATCAGGGTATGATGTTTGGTTACGCAACGAACGAGACGCCGGAAATGATGCCTTTGCCTATCGTTCTCGCCCATAGACTTGCCAGAAGACTCAGTCAGGTTAGAAGGGATGGAACCGTCCAAGGCTTCAGGCCTGATGGAAAGACCCAAGTTACCGTTAAGTATCAAGACGGAAAACCGGTTGGTGTGACTGCTATTGTAGTTTCAACACAGCATGATCCCGATCTGACCAGTCACGAAATCGAAAGACTTGTCGTTGACAATGTGGTAGCTCCGGTAATCGAGCATGATCTATTGCTTGAGGGCGTCGAAATCTTCGTGAATCCAACCGGGCGTTTTGTCAAGGGTGGACCTTCGGCCGATACTGGTTTGACCGGGAGAAAGATTATTGTCGATACCTATGGAGGCTGGATACCTCATGGCGGAGGCGCCTTTAGCGGTAAGGATCCGACGAAAGTTGATAGGTCGGCCCATTACATGGCCAGATACACCGCGAAGAACATCGTAGCCGCCGGATTGGCGGAACGAGTAACACTTCAGTTGGCTTATGCAATTGGAGTTGCAAAACCCGTGTCGTTCATGATAGATGCTCACGATACGGAGAAGGTGGATCTCGAGAAATTAAGGAAGGCCGTTCTAAAGGTTTTTGACTTCAGGCCCGCTGCCATCATAGACCGTTTGAATCTCAGGAGACCAATCTACAGACAGATAGCCGCATTTGGTCATTTCGGCAGGATTGATGTTGATCTTCCCTGGGAAGAAACCGATGCGGTAGACCAATTGAAGAAAGCACTGGATTGATGATACAATAAACAGGTAAATCTCGAAAGGAGGAGAAGTGATAAGTGCCTAACAATGCATCAGCAAAAAAGAGAGTAAGACAGACCGCCAAGAAAACAATGATGAACAAGGCTGTCAGAACGAAATTTAGGAATGCTTCAAAGAAGCTGTATAAAGCTATAGAAGAGGGTGAAGATCCAAAGCTCGTTTCGTCCATGCTCAGTGAAGTATATTCTACTCTCGATAAGGCGGCTAAGTCCGGGACGATACACAAGAATACGGCTTCCCGTAAAAAGGCTAGATTGACCTCAAAAGTGAAAACATACGTCGAAACGAGAGGATAATACAATCAAAAATGAAAAAAGGTGGCTTTAGCCACCTTTTTTTGCTGTCAACAGCAGCAATCAAAGATTCTCTGGAGTTGCGTCCTGATGTGTCCCAGCGAGGACGTTCTCTTCAGTCTCAGGATCGAACAAATGCATCATCGACATATCGAAAACAAGATCCATCTTGTCACCGGCAACCGCTCTGCTCTTTGGGTCTACTTTCGCCACAATGTCATCTCCGTGAATGTTAGCATGGATAAGCGTTTCGCTACCTAGAGGTTCAACAACGTCTACACTGCCCTTGACTGTATACTCATCCTTTGGCGCGACGGCGTACATCTTGTCGTATATATCCTCCGGTCTTATGCCGAATGTGATGTCCTTACCGACCAAACCTTTAACTTTGTCAACCTTGTCTTCAGGGACCAGAAGTTTCATGTCTTCTTTGACGACCCAAACACTACCGTTTTCGGATACAAGCTTTGCGCTTATGAAGTTCATTGCTGGAGTTCCTATAAACCCCGCGACAAACTTATTTCTCGGTTCAAAGTAGACCGAATAAGGATCACCTATCTGCTGAATAATGCCATCTTTCATTATGACAATCTTGTCTGCCATTGTCATTGCTTCAACCTGGTCGTGAGTGACGTAGATGATCGTTGCCTGTAGATTCTGGTGGAGCCTCTTCAGTTCCGCCCTCATCTGCACCCTCAGCTTCGCATCCAGGTTGGATAGAGGTTCGTCAAAGAGGAAGACTTTTGGCTTTCTAACTATCGCTCTTCCAACGGCAACCCTCTGTCTCTGACCACCGGAAAGCTGCTTTGGCTTTCGATCAAGTAGCTGCTCTATTCCAAGGATTCTGGCAGCTTCCCTGACTCTTTCCTCAATCTCGGGCTTGGGTGTCTTCCTAAGTTTCAATCCGAATGCCATATTCTCATAAACAGACATGTGCGGGTAAAGAGCATAATTCTGGAAAACCATAGCGATGTCTCTATCCTTAGGTTCGACATCGTTAACGACTTTACCACCGATTTTTATTGTTCCCTCGGTGATTTCTTCCAATCCGGCTATCATTCTCAATGTCGTTGTCTTTCCACAGCCGGAAGGGCCCAGTAAAACAAGGAACTCTTTGTCTTTTACTTCCAGATTTGCATCCAAAACAGCTTTGACTCCATTTGGGTAAGTCTTACCTACCTTCTCGAGGATAACTTCTGCCATCTTACACCTCCGTCAATCATCGTCGACTTGAACAATAAGATCCTTTATTTCAACATCCATCGCTTCATCGCCAGCGTCCATTAAATAGAGATCATAAACCCTCTCAAGAAACCTGTTGAAGAGCACGTACTTGCGATAGTCCATCACTACAGCCTTGGGAAGACCGTTTTTTGTTATAATTATATCGGCCTTCTCACAATCGTCAACGACCTTTGAAAAGTGTGTTTTTGCTTCGGCCAGAGAAAAAAAAGAGAGCTCATGTAATCTTGACAAAGGAACCACCTCGGGACCATTATACAGCATGACCATAATTATAGTCAAGCTTTGGAGGTGCCAGAGATGGCGAAGAAGTTTTTCTTGAAACAACCAATGATGAGAAAGGTAATCTACGCTCTCCTTCCAATTCTGATCTTCGCTGTCGGTAATTTCGGCTGGGTAGTGTTTTCCAAGGTTTTTCTATCCATTCTCATCTCGGTTTTTGTCGAATGGTTATTCGAAAAGAAAAAGGGAAAACCCGTCAGCGAGGCCTCAATAGTCACCGGCTTTCTGATTGGCCTGATTCTTCCACCGGCAGTGCCCTTCTGGATTGTAATTGTTGCCTCTTCATTTGCGATGATCTTTGCGAAAATGGCCTTCGGGGGTTTCGCGAAGAATCTCTACAATCCGGCCTTGGTAGGAAGGGCCTTTGTCTATATTAGCTTTCCCGCAGCCGTTCAACAGAGCTGGACGCCGGCGGTTCAAAGCTGGGGACAGGGATTCGTTCGCTGGATCAGCTCCGATATCATTACCATGGCTACTCCAGCGAATGTCATCAGAAGTGGAGGAAGTGTAAGTGCGTGGAGGATGATATTTGGCAATATCTCCGGCTCATCAGGTGAAACAGCAAAGTGGTTGATAGCAGCTGCAGCTGTGTACCTTATTATCACCAAAGTTGCTTCGTGGAAGATAATTGTCTCGACGCTTTTGTCAGCATTTGTCATGTCAGGGATTGTCTATATATTCGACCCTTCTAAAATGAGCCCGTTTCACTGGATTATTGGAGGTAGTATATTGTTTGGGGCAGTATTCATGGCCACCGACCCTGTAAGCGCTCCGAAGAAAGAAAAGTCGAAATGGATATATGGAGCTATGATCGGTTCACTAGCGGTGATAATAGGGTCTTTCTCTCTTTTCGGTGCGGGTCTCATGTTTGCTGTTCTCATTGCAAACACGTTTGCGTCTCTTCTAGATTACCTTAACACCCCGAAGAAGGTGAGGGCATGAGTGGCAGATTGTACTCAGTAGTATTTACCTTTGTTCTCACGACGATCTTCGTTTTATGTCTTGCTGGCATTAACGCTTTGGCTTCCGGCA encodes:
- the hflX gene encoding GTPase HflX, encoding MDTLLVAVFSSEEQDMKTEILGELQELARTAGYYVTESVVQNLDYPDPRHYLGKGKVDFAKRMIEAFGVSLAITRHELSPSQAMNLERLLGIHVIDRTQLILEIFAEHATTKEGKLEVELASLKYQLPRLKGFGRMLSQTGAGIGTRGPGEKKLEIDRRQAQDRISRLRKEIEELAKRREISRKKRQSSSVPLVSFVGYTNVGKSSLVSEISSEDLIIEDKLFATLDTRVRKAKLPAGMQLLVSDTVGFIRELPHELMESFKSTLDEVKYSDILVVVSDASDMAIKDKYSVVDRTLREIGAGEIRRIHVLNKIDLCTNERLAELEGSFPDSVMVSALRSYNIEGILNEITRKLFGEKSRRTLRLTPAEFSNFMRFRNSVEVLSESFDRELIEIVYLSSDEINERLISSICEEGRK
- the miaA gene encoding tRNA (adenosine(37)-N6)-dimethylallyltransferase MiaA, translated to MIPLVLGPTAVGKTSLLLEIAGRLPIEVISVDSRQIYRFMDIGTAKPTRTELSLLKHWLIDIRNPDESFDVMEFRKLSLEFIAEIKSRGKIPVLAGGTGLYADALIRGLADVPARDENIREALLQIESQKKGFLRELLRKVDPKAFETIHENDLKRTVRYLEVFLRTGKPLTEFHKESEMSGEFGIVILQRERDELHRRIEARVHRMIDSGLAEETERLLEMGYAPELNALKTIGYAEMVQYIKCGVSLTDTSERIIVNSRRYARRQIIWFRRYREALRIDLSTLGNEAAQVLENTILSVWGGKNG
- the rpsT gene encoding 30S ribosomal protein S20, which codes for MPNNASAKKRVRQTAKKTMMNKAVRTKFRNASKKLYKAIEEGEDPKLVSSMLSEVYSTLDKAAKSGTIHKNTASRKKARLTSKVKTYVETRG
- a CDS encoding M23 family metallopeptidase; protein product: MKRLLSVILVILTTGMLFSATLLFPLKRAPEITGYFGEFRGNSKNINYPEHFHMGMDYSTGSIVGLDLRSPDDSYVHQIYINHPIYGIGIALTLPEVTNILTNEEGINVIFAHVNEVGDTSTLTGRKLNDLYHQLISEFGDQYVEVTFDPRELLFRKSDVVAKSGNSGNVPPHLHLEVRDSTMQTIINPGFFFDTGSPTPAIEILDIRAGGKTYSFSEGKPTIEMTPNTPLDLHAKVQLRHPISPKTIELYVENSLIYQIDFVSFELDEVDKVREIYSSPSTESDYWFNLNSRISLSVLPINIWDDIDWTNPRDARVVVRDHWGNEASKDFRIEMRR
- a CDS encoding ABC transporter ATP-binding protein, coding for MAEVILEKVGKTYPNGVKAVLDANLEVKDKEFLVLLGPSGCGKTTTLRMIAGLEEITEGTIKIGGKVVNDVEPKDRDIAMVFQNYALYPHMSVYENMAFGLKLRKTPKPEIEERVREAARILGIEQLLDRKPKQLSGGQRQRVAVGRAIVRKPKVFLFDEPLSNLDAKLRVQMRAELKRLHQNLQATIIYVTHDQVEAMTMADKIVIMKDGIIQQIGDPYSVYFEPRNKFVAGFIGTPAMNFISAKLVSENGSVWVVKEDMKLLVPEDKVDKVKGLVGKDITFGIRPEDIYDKMYAVAPKDEYTVKGSVDVVEPLGSETLIHANIHGDDIVAKVDPKSRAVAGDKMDLVFDMSMMHLFDPETEENVLAGTHQDATPENL
- the hfq gene encoding RNA chaperone Hfq: MAEKFNLQDRFLNLLRVNRIEVKIYLEGGFQTKGMVKSFDNFTVLLEDGQEQTLVYKHAIKMMVPQKYVKLTNTSGKKED
- the metK gene encoding methionine adenosyltransferase, whose amino-acid sequence is MKTWLFTSESVTEGHPDKMADQISDAILDAMLTQDENSRVAVETLLATGVAVVAGEVSTKAYVDIPRVVRDTILDIGYNRAKFGFDGETCAVLTSIDEQSPDIALGVDRSYEAKKNDVDRYALIGAGDQGMMFGYATNETPEMMPLPIVLAHRLARRLSQVRRDGTVQGFRPDGKTQVTVKYQDGKPVGVTAIVVSTQHDPDLTSHEIERLVVDNVVAPVIEHDLLLEGVEIFVNPTGRFVKGGPSADTGLTGRKIIVDTYGGWIPHGGGAFSGKDPTKVDRSAHYMARYTAKNIVAAGLAERVTLQLAYAIGVAKPVSFMIDAHDTEKVDLEKLRKAVLKVFDFRPAAIIDRLNLRRPIYRQIAAFGHFGRIDVDLPWEETDAVDQLKKALD
- a CDS encoding type II toxin-antitoxin system Phd/YefM family antitoxin; protein product: MSRLHELSFFSLAEAKTHFSKVVDDCEKADIIITKNGLPKAVVMDYRKYVLFNRFLERVYDLYLMDAGDEAMDVEIKDLIVQVDDD
- a CDS encoding RnfABCDGE type electron transport complex subunit D yields the protein MAKKFFLKQPMMRKVIYALLPILIFAVGNFGWVVFSKVFLSILISVFVEWLFEKKKGKPVSEASIVTGFLIGLILPPAVPFWIVIVASSFAMIFAKMAFGGFAKNLYNPALVGRAFVYISFPAAVQQSWTPAVQSWGQGFVRWISSDIITMATPANVIRSGGSVSAWRMIFGNISGSSGETAKWLIAAAAVYLIITKVASWKIIVSTLLSAFVMSGIVYIFDPSKMSPFHWIIGGSILFGAVFMATDPVSAPKKEKSKWIYGAMIGSLAVIIGSFSLFGAGLMFAVLIANTFASLLDYLNTPKKVRA